The stretch of DNA aaaatagcttTTTGCAAGTAGGAGTGGTCAATTTCAAAGATGAGATTTTCCAATCTTTCTCAAAACCAACCTTTTTTACCaattattttaacattttaaaccATATATATTAAGAATAGAATCAAATGTTTTCGTGTAGTTTTGGTGGGGTGAAAGATTGATTGGCCCTCGACCATGTCAACTTTGTGAAAGTAATAATTGAGTCCATCAAAATCAAACCCAAAATCGAAGAATCCACTATTGCCATGTGCTTCGGCCTTGGGCCCACCAACTCCATTGACGGGCTAATGCCTTAACTGACCGGCTAACGGTAGCTATCACCTCCCCACGTAAGATATATTCCGGTACTCAATCTTTTGTAACACGGATTAATTCAATTAATAATTATCACGAAAGtaaaaattttgacataaaaaaaatattttttcataaattagaTCAGATCGGAGACACGTCTCaaaggagtaggtctcttgtgagacggtttcacgaatctttatctgtaagacgggtcaatcctaccgataatcacaataaaaagtaatactcttagcataaaaagtaatactttttcatagatgaccccaaaataagagatccgtctcacaaaatacgaccagtgagaccgtcgcacacaagtttttgccgtcTAAAAAATCGACTCGTGAAACGATCTCACCAAAATTGTTGTCCTCGACCATTTGTCTGATATTCTATACATGCTTATTGCTTATACTTTACTGGTAATATGATAtaaatttacataatttttcgAGTTTGAGATCTAGGTCTCAAATTTAAGACGATTTTTTGGATCAAAGAACTAATATTAACATATATTTCGTCTTGTAGAACCTAAATAACCTAACCAagttatttaattgaaaatttgaTTCGATTAATCTGAACCTTcgatttttatttcatgaaaacaatttttttttaaaacaatgtCAATGAACCTAAATAACCGATTTTCTCCGAAATGGATCTTAGATCTTAGATTATTTGTTATTTGGCATTGGTTTTCGACTGTCTTAGTTTGGGTTTTATAATCGATTTTGAATTCGCTTTATATCCGACTTTGATAAAAAATTTAACCGATTCGGTTCCGTAagcaaaaaaattattattttttgattttgTAAAATTCGATTTAGTCGATAATCGAATGAACGTTGTAATTATAAAAAGACACGCCGCAGTACATggtgaagaaaaatatatataatttcaggtattcaaaatatttataaaaaaaatcgtaatattaaaatataataagaaaaaaatgcGTCAACTCGGGAAAGTCCAATCTGTAGTCATCGTAGTCCAGGCTATGGACCAAGAAAAATAGTCTGAAATATGAAAATGGTGGAACATaagtaagaaaaagaaaattattacaagaGATGACAGAGACAATGAAAATGCGAAGCAACGCGTTTTGTCAAAGGAGAACAAACAAAGAGCAGCCCCACTGTTTCCTCTCTCCTCTCTCCGTGGACGCTGTTTCACGAGTTtaatttgaagaagaaaaagataatCTCGaattagggttagggttttttTTAGCGAACTCCATTACCCGATTCCAAGAAAGAGGGGGACAAGTGAGGGTCCGAGCTTTTCTTGGGGCTTTATGAGGAACCCTTTTGGTTTTTCGGAAATGGGTTGTCGTTCTTTTCTAATGATAGTGTACCATCTTCACAGGCCGTTGAGGGTTTTGGTTTTCCTCTGTGTTGTCTTGTTTTCAGCTCAGGAGCGAGCTGTTTGGGGCTCCGATTCGGATAAATCCGTGCTTTTGGAGTTGAAGGATTCGCTTTCGGACCCTTCTGGTGTGCTGAGTAGCTGGGATTTGAATAGCCCGGATCACTGTGCGTGGACCGGGGTTTCTTGTGATTCGGGTTCCCGGGTCGTGGCGTTGAATGTTTCTGGTGGAGGCAATTCTTTGTCTTGTGCTAGAATTGCTCGATTCCCTTTGTACGGGTTTGGAATTAGAAGGCCTTGTCTGGAAAGTAAAGGTAAGATTTTGGGTACACTGAGCCCTTCTATTGCAAAACTTACTGAACTCAGGATTTTGTCCCTGCCCTTCAATGAGCTGAGTGGTGAGATTCCGGCAGAAATTTGGGGCATGGAAAATCTCGAGAATCTTGACCTTGAAGGGAATTTGATCTCAGGCTCTTTACCCGCtctttttaatggtttgaaaaatttgaaagttcttAACTTGGGATTTAATGAGATTTTTGGGGGGATTCCAAGCTCTCTATCCGCCTGTGTTGCTCTTGAAGTCTTGAATTTAGCTGGGAATCAGATTAACGGATCAATTCCGATGTTTATTGGCAATTTTAAAGATTTAAGGGGGCTTTACTTGTCCTACAATATACTCAATGGGCCGATTCCCCTTGAGATTGGGGATAACTGCGGAAAACTTGAATATTTGGAGCTTTCAGGGAATTACTTATCTGAGGGTATTCCTAAAAGTCTTGGAAACTGTATTTGGTTAAAAACGCTTGTGCTGTTCTCAAATATGTTGGAATATGTTATTCCGAGTGAACTTGGTCGGCTGAATCAGCTTGAAGTGCTGGATGTGTCGAGAAACAGTTTGAGTGGCACCGTACCATCTGAGCTCGGAGGGTGCTCAAATTTATCTGCCCTTGTGCTGTCAAGCTTATGGGATCCTCTTCCGAATGTCGCAAGTCTTGGAGGTGGTCGCACAATGGAAAAGTTGGCAAATACTGGTGATGAATATAATTTCTATGAAGGTACAATTCCATTCGAAGTTACTAGTCTCTCAAGCTTGAGGCTGGTCTGGGTACCTCGAGCAACTCTTGAAGGATTGTTGCCCGTTAGCTGGGGTTCTTGTGACAATTTGGAGATGTTGAATTTGGCTCAAAATTTTTATTCTGGACATGTCCCCGAGGGGTTTGGTAGTTGCAAGAAACTGCATTTTCTTGATTTGAGCTCAAATAGACTTAGTGGTGAGATCTCTGACAAAATTCCTGTTCCTTGTATGACTCGGTTTGATATCAGTGGGAATACTTTGACTGGTTCAATTCCCAGATTTAATGGATCTTGTAAACCAGTGCAATCAACATATGGGGAATCCCAACAGCCTAATGATCCATCTGCTGCATATATATCCTATTTTGGATATAGAACTCAGCTTGAAACTTCTTTGCCATTTTTTGAAGATGCCGATACTTTCCCTGTGATCCATAACTTTGGTTCTAACAACTTCGCAAACCTTGTGCAGTCAATGCCTATTGCATCTGAAAGATTGGGAAAGCAAACGGTTTATGCATTTCTTGCTGGCGGCAACAAGCTTAATGGATCATTCCCTGGAATATTTTTTGAGAAGTGTGATCAAATGAGAGGTATGATTGTTAACGTCTCTGAGAATTGGTTATCTGGACAGATTCCGATAGATATTGGCACAACGTGCAAGTCTCTGCTGCTCCTGGATGCTTCGGCTAATCAACTGGTGGGTGGTCTTCCTTCCAGCATCAGTGACTTGGTGTCACTTCATGTTCTGAATTTAAGCTGGAACCGTTTGCAAGGTATGATTCCTAGCAACCTTGGCCAGATAAAGGATCTACGAGGCCTTTCTTTAGCTGGAAATTCCCTGAATGGTTCCATCCCTGCAAGCTTGGCACAGCTACAGTCTCTGGAAGTTCTTGACCTGTCTTCAAACTCTCTGTTTGGTGAAATTCCTAAGGATCTTGAGAATTTGAGGAACTTGAAGGTCCTCCTCCTGAACAATAACAAATTTTCTGGGCAGATCTCCGCAAAGGTGGCAAATATGACCTCTCTGTTGACATTCAATGTGTCATTCAATAATTTTTCTGGACCTCTGCCTCTGAATAATTCCACCAAATGCAGCAGTTTCCTTGGGAACCCTTTCCTCCAGCCTTGCCCTTTGTTGTTGTTAGCTTCAACATCTGCTGATCAACACAGAAACTCGCAAAATGATGCTACTTCTCCATCATCAAGTTCAAATGAAACAAGTCAACATGGAGGCTTCAACTCAATTGAGATTGCTTCTATAACATCAGCTGCAGCTATTGTGTCTGTTCTTCTTGCTCTTATTGTTCTATTCTTTTACACTAGAAAGTGGAAACCACGGTCCAGAGTAAGTGGAACTGCTCGAAAGGAAGTGATCACCTTTACCGACATCGGTGTTCCACTGACATTTGATATTGTTGTTTGTGCCACGGCAAGTTTTAATGCAAGCAACTGCATCGGCAGTGGAGGTTTTGGAGCAACATACAAAGCTGAGGTTGCTCCAGGTGTCCTGGTTGCCGTAAAACGCCTTGCATTGGGCCGTTTCCAAGGTGTTCAGCAGTTTGATGCAGAAATCAAAACCCTGGGGAGGCTTCGCCATCGAAACCTTGTTACTTTGATAGGATATCATGCCAGTGAAACCGAGATGTTTCTGGTTTACAATTATTTACCAGGTGGCAATCTTGAAAAGTTTATTCAAGAAAGATCCACCAGAGCAGTTGATTGGAGAATACTACACAAGATCGCTTTAGACATTGCAAGGGCACTCGCGTACCTACACGACCAATGTGTTCCACGTGTTCTTCATCGTGATGTGAAGCCAAGCAATATTCTGCTGGATGAGGAGTATAATGCCTATCTATCCGATTTTGGATTAGCTAGGCTACTGGGGACTTCTGAAACTCATGCCACAACTGGTGTGGCAGGAACTTTTGGATACGTAGCTCCAGAATACGCCATGACTTGCCGTGTCTCTGACAAGGCTGATGTATATAGCTACGGGGTTGTGTTACTTGAGTTAATTTCAGATAAGAAAGCTCTGGACCCATCCTTCTCTTCATATGGAAACGGATTCAACATTGTCGCTTGGGCGTGCATGCTTCTACGGCAGGGCCATGCCAAGGAATTCTTTACTGATGGGTTGTGGGATTCGAGTCCGCACGACGATTTGGTCGAGGTCTTGCATCTGGCAGTCGTTTGTACTGTCGATTCGTTGTCGAGCAGGCCAACAATGAAGCAGGTAGTAAGACGGCTTAAACAACTTCAACCTCCATCTTGTTAGAAATACAGAAGAACCTCATTTTATTGACACAGAATGTTAAAAGTTCAATCGCATCTGTGACCCGGCACTTTTATGGGAGAAGTGGTTTTGGGTGTCTTGGGCTGCTGTTAGTATTGAATTCTTAGCGATTTGTATATTGTAGTGTAGCTTTTACCTTTACCCCCATTTTTTTCCCTTGCTTGAGTCTTAGATGAAGGGGGGATTCATTTACTAATGTTCTGCGGAATGAAGCGGATATTTGTTTATGGTGTTGTATACCTGTATCtcgtttctatttttttttcttggctCAAGTAAAATAACAAAGATTAGTGAGTGTTTTTCCTTTGATTTCCTTCCATGAATCCCTAGCGTGTGAAATCAACTctagtttcataaaaaaaagGCCCAGCTTTTTGCATGGCACACGTAGTTTATTCTGTTCTGAGGTGTGTGACTTAACGTCGAATCATTTTGAAAATTCGTGGACATGGATTGACATGTATTTTGTAGTAGTTCTAAACCCTTTGAAAATGCGTACAGAATGCACCGGAGACGAGGTGGAAATTTCTACTTTACCGAACTTGACATTAAGAATATACGACCAATCCATTCCAAATGTTTCCGTAAGTGACAGCGTAATTCATGGATTGTGGGTAATTTTCAATagtaaaaacatatttttgggAGAGCGAATAATTATGAGCAAATACTAGTTAATTTTAAAGATTACAGGAGACCTTTCAATACCAATCTTCCAAAGATTAAGcattaaaatatgaaatttagAGCGAATTCCTGGAACTGGAAAACCCTTGGATCAACCAATAAAAACACTTGctccaaataaataaaaagactcGTCGTTCTTACAACCAAAGTCTTTCCCTTCGGGAACCATGTTTTCTTCATCAAGTACGAGAAAGTTGGAAACTTTCCAGCGGAAACTAAATCCAGAATCTCCAACCTAACCTTCCCACCACCGCCTCCGCCAtgattcacaataaaaaaaaaagatagttACAAAAGAGGAGAGGGATTAACAATTATGTGCTTCAAAGGGTTCTCCACATCACTGCCTCCACCATGCTTCACGAATTCGGCTGGTGAAAGGAAAAGACCGTGGCAAACACACAAGATTCTGACTTCCTCCCCCTTTTTGTATCCATATAGAAATCCGTCGACTTTGTTGCCATTTATTCCATCCCATTTTGTGGATACGTAAGGCATATTGAGCATGATGTTCTTGAGCTTTTCTTTTGCTCCATCTGTTGTACCCTTATCACCAGGTTTATGTTCCATCTGACCAGCCGGGGATGATTGAATGCTAGAAGGGCTCTTCACCTCTGCATTTTGTTTTCCTGTTATAATATATAAGATACGTGAAATCTCACATAGATTTAGAGTAAATTTAGCCAGAAAGTTGCCTTTCAACGATTATATGAGGTTAACCTTACTGGTTTAACTAgctgaaaataataaaagatcGAGATCACGCACGATTTTCTAGATGTAGAAAACGATCTCATTACAAGACAATACATCGACAAACACCTAACGAAGTATGTTCTTCATGATAATAtggtttacaaaaaaaaaaaggagccGCCAAATTTATAATGCTGCATCAATGAAATGATCTTGAAGAGTAGAGTTGTCCGCTTTATGTGGCTAACATAAAATGTGAATACACAGGGTTCAAACAAAACACTTATTTCTTCTCCAGGCGGATACGCAACAATGTTCCTGTTATTCTTAACTACACAGATTCAAAAGATTTGAGTCATGCGCTGGATCTTACATAttctacaacaacaaaaaaccaTGTTTTCAAACTCCAAAATCACCCAACTTTGTTCATCATAATCACATAAGAAGACCAAGTCCGAAATGGCATCTGTTCACTAATATGGACCCAATACGGAAATTCAACAtactttaaaaaaaagaaaaacaaaaacaaaagttAAAGTGCATAATTTAGACATAGCactaagaaaaaaatataaaaattacaaatatatGAAATGTAATATATACCATTTATATGCGGGCTCTGAGTTTCAGAAACTCCAGATGAACCACTCCCCAGTGATCCATTGGACCCTTCCATTCCATGTCCATTCTCCAAACCATTGCAACTTTCATTGCAAACCCTTTGAAAGTCACCATTTTCAGATTCCAGACAGCTCTCCTTATCCTTCACAACTCTCACATTCTTCAACTTCTCCAACCTCTTCTTCCTCGCCTCCATCCGCCGCATCGACTGCAGCTCCCTGCGGAGGCGGACCTCCTTCGCCGCCGCCTCTGACGGCAGAGAGCAGGCCCTCATCGGCAGCCCGTAGCTCTCCAACGCGGCCACACGGGGTTGTTGTGTGTCACCCACATTATCAGACGCAGCCTCAACTGGGGAAACCAAATCCGAAATCGAAGAATAACGCTTCAGCTTCTTTCTTGCCGGGTCCACACCAAATATACCGTTTGATGAAAGTCCTAGACTCAACTCTATCTCATCGTCTTCCTCCTCAAAACCCCGTCTCGTGAATTTATGCTGCAGATCTCTTCGAACCCCGCTCACCCGTgaagaaagattgaatttctCGCCATTTTCTTGAACTTTATCCATGACTCAAGCAAGAGAAAGAACACCCAGAAAAAAGGTTTGAAAGAATTCGCCAAACACAAACACGGTAAAACACACCTCCGAATCAAAATTCAGGCGGGTTCTTCAAAAACCAAGAAATTCCGCGCGAATTTCAACGCACAAAACAGCATGTTTTCAAACAGAACAATAATAAAAATCCGGATTTTCGGGACTCTCGCAACAAAAAAATCCTATCTTTAAGTGATTTTGATACGAAGAAAAAAGTCCGGCGATATAGAGCAAGGCAATGGAGAGGAAAAAGAGGGAGAGAATGTTGGATGAAGAGGTGAAATGGAAGAGGGATCTTGATTCCAGGAGAGAGGTTGAAATGACGAAAAGGGTCATTCAACCGTAACGTAGTTCTGTCAAAAAACCAACACGCGGCGACAGGAGACGAGTTTGCACTCTGCCACGTGGTTGAGACAGCCGGTTTTCTAGGTGGAATACCAAACAGGCCTGTCCAACTAACTGCTAAGTCACATCCATTTAAAGATCATATTAGAAATTAATAAATTTcacttttcaaaaaataattataataatttgaattatatttttttaacatttttttattttcttcacaGCTTCTCTGAATATTAGGGGGAAAAAATTAAGAATGTTTACACATAATTTTTCGTAAAATTGTGTATCATTAGCTAAACTAACATTTCGAGTAAGGTATTTTAACGGATAATATAAAAGGTACATATAATATATCGTGCATCGACAATTACATCAATTATATAG from Primulina tabacum isolate GXHZ01 chromosome 3, ASM2559414v2, whole genome shotgun sequence encodes:
- the LOC142539581 gene encoding LRR receptor-like serine/threonine-protein kinase RPK2; this encodes MRNPFGFSEMGCRSFLMIVYHLHRPLRVLVFLCVVLFSAQERAVWGSDSDKSVLLELKDSLSDPSGVLSSWDLNSPDHCAWTGVSCDSGSRVVALNVSGGGNSLSCARIARFPLYGFGIRRPCLESKGKILGTLSPSIAKLTELRILSLPFNELSGEIPAEIWGMENLENLDLEGNLISGSLPALFNGLKNLKVLNLGFNEIFGGIPSSLSACVALEVLNLAGNQINGSIPMFIGNFKDLRGLYLSYNILNGPIPLEIGDNCGKLEYLELSGNYLSEGIPKSLGNCIWLKTLVLFSNMLEYVIPSELGRLNQLEVLDVSRNSLSGTVPSELGGCSNLSALVLSSLWDPLPNVASLGGGRTMEKLANTGDEYNFYEGTIPFEVTSLSSLRLVWVPRATLEGLLPVSWGSCDNLEMLNLAQNFYSGHVPEGFGSCKKLHFLDLSSNRLSGEISDKIPVPCMTRFDISGNTLTGSIPRFNGSCKPVQSTYGESQQPNDPSAAYISYFGYRTQLETSLPFFEDADTFPVIHNFGSNNFANLVQSMPIASERLGKQTVYAFLAGGNKLNGSFPGIFFEKCDQMRGMIVNVSENWLSGQIPIDIGTTCKSLLLLDASANQLVGGLPSSISDLVSLHVLNLSWNRLQGMIPSNLGQIKDLRGLSLAGNSLNGSIPASLAQLQSLEVLDLSSNSLFGEIPKDLENLRNLKVLLLNNNKFSGQISAKVANMTSLLTFNVSFNNFSGPLPLNNSTKCSSFLGNPFLQPCPLLLLASTSADQHRNSQNDATSPSSSSNETSQHGGFNSIEIASITSAAAIVSVLLALIVLFFYTRKWKPRSRVSGTARKEVITFTDIGVPLTFDIVVCATASFNASNCIGSGGFGATYKAEVAPGVLVAVKRLALGRFQGVQQFDAEIKTLGRLRHRNLVTLIGYHASETEMFLVYNYLPGGNLEKFIQERSTRAVDWRILHKIALDIARALAYLHDQCVPRVLHRDVKPSNILLDEEYNAYLSDFGLARLLGTSETHATTGVAGTFGYVAPEYAMTCRVSDKADVYSYGVVLLELISDKKALDPSFSSYGNGFNIVAWACMLLRQGHAKEFFTDGLWDSSPHDDLVEVLHLAVVCTVDSLSSRPTMKQVVRRLKQLQPPSC
- the LOC142539582 gene encoding ninja-family protein AFP3-like encodes the protein MDKVQENGEKFNLSSRVSGVRRDLQHKFTRRGFEEEDDEIELSLGLSSNGIFGVDPARKKLKRYSSISDLVSPVEAASDNVGDTQQPRVAALESYGLPMRACSLPSEAAAKEVRLRRELQSMRRMEARKKRLEKLKNVRVVKDKESCLESENGDFQRVCNESCNGLENGHGMEGSNGSLGSGSSGVSETQSPHINGKQNAEVKSPSSIQSSPAGQMEHKPGDKGTTDGAKEKLKNIMLNMPYVSTKWDGINGNKVDGFLYGYKKGEEVRILCVCHGLFLSPAEFVKHGGGSDVENPLKHIIVNPSPLL